The Bacillus carboniphilus genome contains a region encoding:
- the tpiA gene encoding triose-phosphate isomerase, translating to MSDTVIRSFIETIVREKVHSLLQNSNDRPPLVVANWKMNMTKATTLDFLKGLAETEKLPIEVVICPPYPYLHLLDSSIGQYSIGAQNVHGEESGAYTGDVSAEQLLDMDCKYVIIGHSERRAIGETDQDIQKKIQHSINNGLSAILCVGETEVEREQGKTEEVVRNQILAALTGVDDFSKLVIAYEPVWAIGTGKSASPNQAQEVHQQIRSLLVNHIGAIARSVRLLYGGSVKPENAGGYSAMPDIDGALVGGASLQIDSFIGITQAFIKSNFEQKGE from the coding sequence ATGTCAGATACTGTTATTAGAAGTTTCATAGAAACCATTGTAAGAGAGAAGGTTCATAGCCTTTTACAAAATAGTAATGATAGACCCCCACTAGTTGTAGCCAATTGGAAAATGAATATGACAAAGGCTACTACATTGGACTTTTTAAAAGGTCTAGCTGAAACAGAAAAACTTCCAATAGAGGTTGTGATATGCCCACCTTATCCATATTTACATTTGTTAGATTCGAGTATTGGTCAATATTCAATCGGTGCACAAAATGTACATGGTGAAGAAAGTGGGGCATACACAGGTGACGTTTCTGCTGAACAGTTACTCGATATGGACTGTAAGTATGTCATTATCGGTCACTCTGAAAGAAGAGCTATAGGTGAGACAGATCAGGATATACAAAAGAAAATTCAGCACTCTATTAACAATGGGTTAAGCGCAATTCTTTGTGTAGGTGAAACCGAAGTAGAGAGAGAACAGGGGAAAACCGAAGAAGTAGTGAGAAACCAAATTCTCGCAGCCTTAACAGGGGTAGATGATTTTTCAAAGTTAGTGATTGCCTATGAACCAGTATGGGCAATAGGAACAGGAAAATCAGCGTCACCTAATCAGGCACAAGAGGTTCATCAACAAATTCGTTCTCTATTAGTAAATCACATCGGTGCAATTGCTCGTTCTGTGCGATTACTATACGGTGGGTCAGTAAAGCCTGAAAACGCAGGTGGATATAGTGCGATGCCGGATATTGATGGTGCACTCGTTGGAGGAGCTAGCTTACAAATTGATTCATTTATAGGCATTACTCAAGCGTTTATTAAAAGTAATTTTGAACAGAAAGGAGAGTGA
- a CDS encoding BMC domain-containing protein, translated as MREALGMIETKGLVGAIEAADAMVKAANVTLVGKELVGGGLVSVMVRGDVGAVKAATEAGAEAAGRVGQLISVHVIPRPNSEVEGILPKAK; from the coding sequence ATGAGAGAAGCATTAGGAATGATTGAAACTAAAGGTTTAGTAGGAGCTATTGAAGCGGCAGATGCAATGGTTAAAGCAGCAAATGTAACGCTTGTTGGAAAAGAGTTAGTTGGCGGAGGCTTAGTAAGTGTAATGGTACGCGGAGATGTTGGAGCAGTAAAAGCTGCTACTGAAGCGGGAGCTGAAGCAGCTGGAAGAGTTGGACAACTTATATCTGTTCATGTAATTCCTAGACCAAATAGTGAAGTAGAAGGGATTTTACCGAAAGCGAAGTAG